The segment GTTATTTCTGGGCAGCCATTGCATCAAAGTGGCTCTTTCGACATAAGACATGGCAAAATAAATCACTGTCAGCCCAATTCCGATTAGAACGTCCCAGTACCATGTTCCTTTTCCGGAATTGAAAGTCTCTTTAAAACTTTCTTTCACTAAATATTTGTTCAAAAGAAGAATCAAAATAATACTTCCGCCGCCAAACAGCAGGGGGTAGACGATCATGTCCGAGGTGCTGAAATTTTCCGTTTGCGTCAGACGATACCAGATCATAACCAGATTGATGGGCAGGATGGCGATACTTACGGCGAGGATATTTCTGAGTGTTTTGTTCATTGGGTTGTCCTTGTTAGATAATTAGTGTTTTCGTCCAAATTAATTTTTAAAAGGAATAACTCTACTGACCCTCTTTTTGTTCTTTCACTTCCAAAACCATTTTATGCAATTCAGCCAATGCCTCATTCTGCGCAGCGAGATGCTCTAATATAATTTTGATTTCTTTTTCTGATTTCTGATTAATTAAATAATCGTTGTGGGCTTCGATGCGGTCGTGTTCTGCCTGGCGATTCTGGCTCATCATGATCAATGGTGCTGTATAAGCCGCTTGAAACGACAAAGTCAAATTCATGAGAATAAACGGATAAGGATCCCAGTGATGAATCCAGGCGACAACGTTCAAAGTGACCCAGATTGCCAGAATAATCGTCTGAATGATGATAAATTTCCACGTCCCTACAAAACGAGCGACGGAGTCCGCCGCTCGCTGACCAAAAGTGAGTTGTTCTTCGAAAATTTCATTCACGTTTCTCACTGGCGGGTGCTGGTGATTGAATGGCCTGGGAAAGTGTAATTTTTTCAATTACTTTTCTCCTGTTTTTTTCATTTCAGCCGTTCAAAGGTTCGAAACCTTTGCATGGTTGGCCAATTTGACAAGCCCGATTTCTCGGGGAGACAGGGTTTGAAATTATTTTTAAAACAACTCTATCTGCCCCCCGCTATCCGGCGAAGATTTCTTTTTTGGTTTGTCTTTGATTTCCG is part of the Calditrichota bacterium genome and harbors:
- a CDS encoding DUF1003 domain-containing protein; its protein translation is MKKLHFPRPFNHQHPPVRNVNEIFEEQLTFGQRAADSVARFVGTWKFIIIQTIILAIWVTLNVVAWIHHWDPYPFILMNLTLSFQAAYTAPLIMMSQNRQAEHDRIEAHNDYLINQKSEKEIKIILEHLAAQNEALAELHKMVLEVKEQKEGQ